A stretch of DNA from Saccharomycodes ludwigii strain NBRC 1722 chromosome I, whole genome shotgun sequence:
aatttaattatttttaatcgTTTATTAAATACCCCCTATTCTTCGCAACCATTATCAAATCCTATATTATGTAAACTGGATGATATTGGCGTTTCCttatatgattattatagatACCATCTAGCTAAAATCATATCTATCGCACCAGTAAGGCAAAATTTCTATTTACAAGTTTTTCTCCCGATGGCGCATTTACATGAAGGTATACTCTATGGAGTAATGGCATGGAGTGCACACCATTTATCAATCAATATGAATTCCCAAAACAATTCTTCCAAGATGCTGCCTTTGGATGATGAATGCATCATATCATCTTCGGAGATTTCCATCGAGAGAAAGTATGCTGATATTGCCAATAAATACACTTTTAAAAGCTTAGAAACTTTAAAGAATATTTCAACAGACTTGCAAAATGACGAACAATATGATATCGACATTTCTCTAGAGCAtacaatgaaaaaaaatgaaaaaaagtatttatgGTCACTAGCACAGATATTGGTTTTATGTGGTGCCGAAATCTGTCAAGGAGATGTCAACAAATGGAGAATCTTGTTAAAACTGGGTGGTAGAATAATAGAAAAGATATTACCAAGGGGGAAAGATGATATAACAAGTTTATTTCAGTATAATTCTAATGGAAACATTACGAATGCAGCCAATTGCAATTACATAAGTGTCAGCGATAATGGTCTAGATAATGTTACAAAATATTGGTTGATTgctaattttatatatcatGATATTATGTCACCAGATGGAACCTATTTCCCCATGCACCAATATAATAAGTTTTTGACACAAGATGAGTTTATAATAAGAGATGAAAACCAAGCACCAATAATTGATCCATTGTTAGGTGTAAATAGAcccattttcaaaatcattgGAGACATTACTAATCTAATTAGGAAGTACAAGAAAcatatgaaaaattataatcaCAATAAATTAAAGGCTAGAGCAGATTCAATGGACTACGTAAGGAAAGCAATGGATATAGTTCATAAATTGTATTCTTTACCTCCACCAACATCAACACAATTAAAGGTGTATCAAGAATCTGTAGAGGCATCACTAGCTTTATATGAAGTCTTCAAATTAACTGcgttaatatatattaaggCATCCCCTATTCTATTGCCCTTGgtatcaacaacaaataccaagaaaaataatggtGATAGTCCCACCACAAATAAAGATTTTGCATTGAAATACAGTAAACATAACAGATATGTGAATAATACATTTGAAGTTCAATATTATTGGGAGCAATTGAGCGCTAATCTTAAAAATGTGTTAGGATCAATCTTGGAAGGATCGTTGTGTTTCcctcttttcatttttgggTTATATTCACCCAAATCACAAAGAATAGAAGTAGAGTGGATATTTGATGATTTTATCAAGAGATATAAGTGTAGAAATGTTGATTTGGCTAGAGAGTTGATGAGGAAATGTTGGAAAACTATGGATAAGTATAGTATAAGTAACTCGAATGCTATAAAAACTAATACCAGTATTGCATcagataattttataacGCACAGAGAAGGTGGTGTTAACAGTGTTGTCTCTGTTTCTAGTAAATATAGTGATGAAAGTAGTAATACTAGTAACAATACCTCATCTTCGACAACAACCACAAAAAGCAATGGTGAAATCAAAGATTGGTTCGATATAGTTGACGAATTAGGCTGGGACATTAG
This window harbors:
- the UGA3 gene encoding Uga3p (similar to Saccharomyces cerevisiae YDL170W | UGA3 | Utilization of GAba), with protein sequence MDLSANNNNSNSNNNNNNNNNNNIIATTNTNNNHKVTNFISNTTTATGTISKRGSYSKNGCITCKVRKKRCSETKPICNDCKRLNYDCIYLLEGTPKNVLKEYKDKVQEKLNLMKLNNIATSVVTTTTTTTNNNNNGDDDDVQTVKQVTNTKKRKNNILSADIMSDGNTPFRKMQKVRTGKNKRRKNKIIKNISNSTPNSRKYLQDIVKYPLLGLPTSPNIDTNCCLEDDFHISNITMYNKSNAINNNNNNNNNNNNNNNNSPNNSRKNNINSNNTKISHIINEKPFTNGTFGNGLPMAFSNDNNNNIFSSGSIPSVSATDLLAEAVLSSGCLEDTNNSITSSSSSPGYLNDLANNLQDSTDNNCNNLIIFNRLLNTPYSSQPLSNPILCKLDDIGVSLYDYYRYHLAKIISIAPVRQNFYLQVFLPMAHLHEGILYGVMAWSAHHLSINMNSQNNSSKMLPLDDECIISSSEISIERKYADIANKYTFKSLETLKNISTDLQNDEQYDIDISLEHTMKKNEKKYLWSLAQILVLCGAEICQGDVNKWRILLKLGGRIIEKILPRGKDDITSLFQYNSNGNITNAANCNYISVSDNGLDNVTKYWLIANFIYHDIMSPDGTYFPMHQYNKFLTQDEFIIRDENQAPIIDPLLGVNRPIFKIIGDITNLIRKYKKHMKNYNHNKLKARADSMDYVRKAMDIVHKLYSLPPPTSTQLKVYQESVEASLALYEVFKLTALIYIKASPILLPLVSTTNTKKNNGDSPTTNKDFALKYSKHNRYVNNTFEVQYYWEQLSANLKNVLGSILEGSLCFPLFIFGLYSPKSQRIEVEWIFDDFIKRYKCRNVDLARELMRKCWKTMDKYSISNSNAIKTNTSIASDNFITHREGGVNSVVSVSSKYSDESSNTSNNTSSSTTTTKSNGEIKDWFDIVDELGWDISFA